A window of Marinitoga sp. 1197 contains these coding sequences:
- a CDS encoding 5-(carboxyamino)imidazole ribonucleotide mutase has product MPKVLVIAGSKSDENFVKQALELFEEWNVEYEFKVYSAHRNLIELTNYMKNLSPDFKVIIAVAGLSAALPGVVSSLTSLPVIGVPRDVGPLNGVDALLSIVQMPKGIPVGTMGIGNHGMKNAAYFAKRILELEGK; this is encoded by the coding sequence ATGCCAAAGGTATTGGTAATTGCAGGTAGTAAATCAGATGAAAATTTTGTAAAACAGGCGTTAGAACTTTTTGAGGAATGGAATGTAGAATATGAATTTAAAGTTTATAGTGCTCATAGAAATCTCATTGAATTAACAAATTATATGAAAAATTTATCTCCAGACTTTAAAGTAATTATTGCTGTTGCAGGCCTTTCAGCTGCTCTTCCTGGTGTTGTTTCTTCTTTAACCTCTCTTCCTGTAATTGGGGTTCCTCGCGATGTTGGTCCATTAAATGGTGTTGATGCTCTTCTTTCAATTGTTCAAATGCCAAAAGGTATTCCTGTTGGAACAATGGGTATTGGTAATCATGGAATGAAAAATGCAGCTTATTTTGCAAAAAGAATTTTGGAATTGGAGGGTAAATAA